A genomic stretch from Hemibagrus wyckioides isolate EC202008001 linkage group LG02, SWU_Hwy_1.0, whole genome shotgun sequence includes:
- the LOC131364155 gene encoding dexamethasone-induced Ras-related protein 1-like yields the protein MIKKMSPSEHDFNIPAKNCHRMVVLGSTKVGKTAIISRFLNERFDDQYTPTIEDFHRKFYSIRGDVYQLDILDTSGNHPFPAMRRLSILTGDVFILVFSLDNRASFQEVQRLKRQIFETKSCLKTKTKESADVPVVICGNKCDREFTREVSDDEIERLVAGEERCAYFEVSAKRNTNVDVMFHALFAMAKLPDEMSPDRHRKISLQCGDVLHRKSLRNRKFKDGGDAYGIVAPFARRPSVHSDLMYIKEKALHQGTKDRCVIS from the exons ATGATTAAGAAAATGTCTCCGTCCGAACATGATTTCAATATCCCAGCTAAGAACTGCCACCGCATGGTCGTGCTCGGATCCACCAAAGTGGGCAAGACGGCGATCATCTCTCGTTTCCTGAACGAGCGCTTTGATGATCAGTACACGCCAACCATCGAGGACTTCCACCGAAAGTTCTATAGCATCCGCGGAGATGTCTATCAGCTGGACATCCTGGACACGTCTGGAAATCACCCCTTTCCTGCCATGAGGAGACTCTCCATCCTGACAG GTGATGTCTTCATCCTGGTGTTCAGTTTAGACAACCGAGCTTCTTTCCAGGAGGTGCAGCGACTCAAGAGGCAGATCTTCGAGACCAAATCATGTCTAAAGACCAAGACGAAAGAGAGCGCTGATGTGCCAGTGGTCATCTGTGGCAACAAGTGCGATCGTGAGTTCACTCGCGAGGTTTCAGACGACGAGATCGAGCGACTAGTGGCGGGGGAAGAGCGCTGTGCTTACTTCGAGGTATCGGCCAAGCGCAACACCAACGTGGACGTTATGTTTCACGCGCTCTTCGCCATGGCCAAGCTGCCAGACGAGATGAGCCCCGACCGGCACCGTAAGATCTCACTGCAGTGTGGCgatgtgctgcacagaaaatccCTGCGCAACCGCAAATTCAAGGACGGCGGTGACGCGTACGGCATCGTGGCTCCCTTCGCAAGGCGGCCGAGTGTGCACAGCGATCTCATGTACATTAAGGAAAAAGCCTTACACCAAGGCACGAAGGATCGCTGTGTCATTAGCTAA